ACGTTATTTACTGCCGTATCACTTAAAATTCCGCCTCTTGGAGATGTGAAAAGATACTCACTCAACTTTGGTAGATCGGCTAACAGGTTTAATGCCTGCTCTGACAATGGCACTGTGTGAGGTTTTCCAGCTTTCATTCTGTCCGCTGGGATAGTCCAGACTTTATTCTTAAAATCAATTTCCTTCCATGTCGCAAGCCTTGCTTCCCCTGACCGGCAAGCTGTTAAAATAATAAATTCTAAAGCTCTTGCGGATATGCCTTTATAATCTTTAAGATCTTTTAAAAATTGATTTATCAGTTCAGGTTTTAACGCTGGTAAATGTTTATCCTGCTTTTTGATTTTTGGAAGTAACTGCTCTAAATTTCCTTTCCATGAGGCCGGATTAAAACCACGTTCCATAAGATTTGAAGCAATAGCATAATCAAAAATAACCTCTAAACGCTGTCTTATTCTTTTTGCTGTCTCATGCTTATCTGTCCATATTGGTTCAAGTGCTTTGATAATATGGTTTGTTTCAATGTCTTTAATATTGAAATCACCAATTACAGGGAATATATATTTTTCAATTTGTGATATCCAATTTTTAATATGCTTTTGATTTGTAAGTTCAGGAATGATTTTTATTTTATGATACTGATATGCTATTTCTGAAAATAAATTTATTTGTTCCGCTTTTGTTTTATATCGTTCTTTAACTAAATCTACACCTTGACTTTGAAGGTTTAAAAGCTCCCTTACTTTTTCTCTGGCATCAGCTAATGAAATATTCGGATAGCTCCCTAAGCCCCAAACATAAAATCTACCTCCTTTTTTTATTCTAAATCTCCAACTTTTAGCCCCAGATTTAAAACACCTTATATATAAATATGGAACACCGCCAACGGCATAATCGGAATTGCTTTGCCCTGGCTTTGGTTTTAAAGCTAATAATTGTTTATCTGTAATAGGGGTTTTTATTATCATAAATATTATCTTTCTTTTTAAGGGTATCCATAAGGGTATCCAAAAAGATAAGATATTATGATATTTAATGCAACAAGAAGAGACAAAGATTTTCTAAGAAGTGCTTGTAATGTGTGTTTTTATTGGGTTTTTGATATTGTTTGAAATTGGATGCAACTATGATGTGGTGGAGGCGCCGGGAATTGAACCCGGGTCCGGAGAGGTTCCACAAAGACTTCTACATGTTTAGTCTGTAGATTTAATCTCGCAGTCAAAGCCTTTTACAGACAGAAGTTTTTGACCGCCAGTCCGATTAATTTAATCTTTTTGTCAACGGACAGGACAAAAAGACGAGATTGCTGAGTCGACGCCCAGAACCAGAGACGCAATCTTACCCTGGCAGGACGGTAGCTTATGCTGCTACAGCGTAGTTATAATCGTCTGCGATTATGTTTGTTTCGCATTATACGGACTGCGAATCCGACATGCCGTCTTGGTTTCTATCAGCCCCGTCGAAACCAGATCGCCCCCAAATTTTAAAAGAACTTCTTAAAAACTGTATATATTATAATGATTCCTATCTTTAAGTCAATCAAATTTTTAAAATAAATTTAATATCGAGTTGGATTTCCATAGATTTGTTATCTAAATTTGTTAATAAAGATAATACCCCTTTGATTTAAATACAACCTTTAATAGTTAAAAAAATCAGTTAAGGTTTTAGTGTTGACAAAAAAGATTGGAAAGTATAGTTAGAGATATCTAATGATATTAAAGAGAATTGAAAATTATGGATAGAAAATGAATACAAAAATATTAAAAAAAAATAAAAAGCCCCTTACTTCTTCCATGGAAGACTATCTTGAAGCTATTTACCAACTGAGCCAGGAAAAAAGATTTGTCAGGGTAAAGGATATTGCAAAACAAGTTGGTGTGAAAATGCCTACTGTAACAAGTATGCTCAAAAACTTAAGGGACAGGGGGCATGTCTTTTATGAAAAATATGAGTTTGTAGAGTTAACAAAAGAAGGTGAAAAGGTTGGTCGTGAAATCCAAAGACGACACCAGATTCTTTTTAAATTTTTAACAAAAATTTTAAAGATAGATAATTTAACAGCCGACCAGGAAGCATGCAAAATGGAACATTCTTTAAGTCCATCAACCCTTCAGAGGGTGGTTGATTTTATGGAGTTTATTCAGATTTGCCCAAGGGCTGGAATGGAATGGCTTGATCATTTTGAAGAATTCAGGAAATCAGGGAATAATCCTGGAAAATGTCTTGAAAGAGGAGAATCTGAAATTCCTTGCCAGGTAATTCAAGACAGGGTTGAAATTCTTTCAAAAATGGAAAATAAATAATTTAAGTAAAAGCTTGAATTGGTTTTTATAAATTCAGGCTTTTTATTTGCAAGCAAACTTAGAGTTGTCTAACTATTCTGGGTGACAGATTTTACAAATTTACAGCTGTTAAAACCCAGAAATTTTAACCTTGACTAAAAAAATATCTTAAAGTTTTAAAAAAAATTATAAAATTTGTTTGACTTATAAAACATCACCTGGTACTTAGCAGAAACTTTTTAAGTTAGACATATCTACCAACGCCTGACTTTATCCTTAAATTATAGTGAATATAGGAAGCTGGCATCGGAAAAAAATAAATTAAGTTTTATGGTTTTTTCGCAACTTTTTATTTGAAGGGATTTTCAATGACTTTGGACAAAATTAAGCCGGGTAACAAGTGTAAAATAAAAGGTCTTTTGGTATCAAGCATGCTTGGTCAAAGACTTTTTTCCATGGGTATTTATCCAGGAGCAATTGTTGATGTTGTAAGAAATGCTCCGCTTGAAGATCCCATGGAAATAAAAATGGATTCAACTCTTGTGTCTTTAAGACATGCAGAAGCAGGTTGTGTGGAGGTTGAACCTCTATGAGTCTTGTTAACATTGCATTGGCAGGCCAGCCAAACTGCGGAAAATCAACTCTTTTCAATGCTCTTACAGGAGCTTCTCAGCATGTGGCAAATTATCCAGGTGTAACAGTTGAGAAAAAAACAGGGAATTTTAAATCTAAGGATTTAACGTTTTGCCTTACAGATTTGCCCGGAACATATTCTCTTACCTCATTTTCTTTGGAAGAAAGAGTTGCCCGTGATTTTATTTTAAATGAGGAACCAAAAGTTTTAATCAATGTTGCAGATTCCATGGCTCTTAAAAGAAGTCTTTTTTTTACTTTTCAGCTCATGGAAGCAGGGCGGCCTGTTGTTCTTGTTCTTAATATGATGGATCTTGCCCAAAAAAACAAAGTAACAATAGATCATGAAAATCTTTCCTTAAGACTTGGTGTTGAAGTTGTTCCTGCATCAATGAAAACAGGGATGGGAAAAAAAGAAATTATAGATTCTGTTTATAATCTTTCCAAATCAGAAAAATTAAAAGTTCCTGCCCAGCTGGATTATCTTCATATGGAACCTTATTTAAGAGAAATAGAAACCCTTCTTTCAAAAACATCATTTGCCCATAAAAAATTCCCCCTGAGATGGGCTGCCATAAAACTTATGGAAAGCGATGAAAATGTTGAAGAGCTTATTTTAGAAGAGGAAAATCACCTTGAAATCCTTGATTCTGTATCAGAATTAAGAAAAAATTTTGAAGAAACTTATGATTTACAACCTGAAATGTATATTTCACAAAGAAGGTTTGAGGTAGCTGAGGATATTATTCGAACTTCAGTAACAAAAGAAGAAAATTCCAAAAGAAATATGACAGATATTTTAGACAGTTTTTTCTGCCATAAAATTATGGGACCGATTTTACTCATAGGAGTTGTTTATCTTCTTTATTATCTTGCCATTGTCCAGGGCTACAATTTAACAAATTATACTTGGCCTTTGCTTGCAAAAATAAGAACATTTACTGAAATTATTATGCCTGCTCCGGGATTTATTGAAGAGCCTCTTATCAGATCTTTTGCACTTTGGTTTGTTGACAGCATAAATGCCCTTTTAAACTATATTCCTATTTTCTTTATTCTTTTTGGACTTATAGCAATTCTTGAAGACAGCGGATATATGCCAAGAATGGCATTTATAATGGACAGACTTTTAAACAGATTCGGACTTCACGGACAATCAACCCTTCCCATGGTTTTAGGCGGGATTTATGTTGGAGGCTGTGCTGTTCCTGCAGTTATGTCTTGCAAAGGAATACCTGATGAAAGATCAAGGCTTTCAACAATTTTAATTATTCCTCTTTTAAACTGTCTTGCCAAAGTTCCTTTGTATGTTCTTTTAATAAATATTTATTTTTCCGCACATAAAGGACTTGCAATGTTTTTTATTTCAACAATAAGTCTTTTATTTGTTCTTCCAGTTTCAAAAATTCTTACAATGACAATTTTAAAAGATAAGGAAACAGCTCCTTTTGTAATGGAACTTCCTCCTTATCATATTCCTTCTTTTAAAACTATTTTCAGACGTGCAGCTGAAAGGGTGTGGCTGTTTTTAAAAAAGATTACAACCATAGTTGCAGCAGTTGCAGTGATTGTTTTTGTTCTTCTTTATTATCCTGGAATAAGTAATGAAAGAATGAACTATTATAAAAATATTGAAAAAAATGCAATTTCAGAATTTTTAAATTCAGCTGCAAATACTTCATATAAAGATGAGTTTGATAAAGAAAAAGTAGTAGAGCTTGCTAATTTTTACGATTCATATCGTTCTGCAAGAATGCAGGCTGGTTCTAATTTCAAGAAAAAAGAAAAAGCGTTTGAGCAAAAAAATCCTCTTTTTCTTTCAATTGTAAAACGATCTAAAGACAAAGATTTGAAAATACTTGGAAGGGAACTTAGGAAGCTTGTCAGAACAAGGAAAATGGCTACCATGGAAATGCAAAAAGAAAGAATAAACAATAGTTTCCTTGGGAAAGCCGGAATGGCAATGGAACCTGTTACAAAATATGCGGGGTTTAATTGGAAGGTAAATGTTGCCCTTTTAAGTGCACTTGCCGCAAAAGAAAGCAGTGTTGCAACCCTTGGAGCTCTTTATCAGCAAGATGAGTCAGGTTCATCTCTTGAAACAAGAATGGAAAAGGAAGAAAAAGGATTTACTTCTCTTCATGCACTTTCACTTATGCTTTTTATGGTTTTGTATCCACCCTGTGTTGCAACAGCAATTGCAGTTAAATTAATGTCTGGTTCAGCTAAAATTATGGTTTTTTCTGTAATTTATCCAATGGTTATAGGTGTTGCTGTTTCTTCTGGAGTGTTTTCTGTATCAAAGGCTTTTGGTTTAAGCGGTTTACAGGCAATGTTTTGGTTTTATGGAATTGCCTTGATTTTTACAATACTAATGGGGTTTGTAGGCAATGATAAAAGTTATCAAAATTAAAGGAGAAAAAAATGGTTAAAAAGTTATCAGCTTTATTTGTTTTTTGTGCTTTGCTCTTTTTTACAGGGCAATCTTTTGCTCATACACCACTTTGTTCATGTTATGATGAGGGCGAGGGAAGTATTGTTTGTGAAGGAGGGTTTTCAGACGGCTCTTCAGCTTCAGGAGTTGAAATGCGTGTTGAAGATAAAAATGGAAAAA
This is a stretch of genomic DNA from Desulforegulaceae bacterium. It encodes these proteins:
- a CDS encoding metal-dependent transcriptional regulator is translated as MNTKILKKNKKPLTSSMEDYLEAIYQLSQEKRFVRVKDIAKQVGVKMPTVTSMLKNLRDRGHVFYEKYEFVELTKEGEKVGREIQRRHQILFKFLTKILKIDNLTADQEACKMEHSLSPSTLQRVVDFMEFIQICPRAGMEWLDHFEEFRKSGNNPGKCLERGESEIPCQVIQDRVEILSKMENK
- a CDS encoding ferrous iron transport protein A, whose amino-acid sequence is MTLDKIKPGNKCKIKGLLVSSMLGQRLFSMGIYPGAIVDVVRNAPLEDPMEIKMDSTLVSLRHAEAGCVEVEPL
- a CDS encoding tyrosine-type recombinase/integrase, producing the protein MIIKTPITDKQLLALKPKPGQSNSDYAVGGVPYLYIRCFKSGAKSWRFRIKKGGRFYVWGLGSYPNISLADAREKVRELLNLQSQGVDLVKERYKTKAEQINLFSEIAYQYHKIKIIPELTNQKHIKNWISQIEKYIFPVIGDFNIKDIETNHIIKALEPIWTDKHETAKRIRQRLEVIFDYAIASNLMERGFNPASWKGNLEQLLPKIKKQDKHLPALKPELINQFLKDLKDYKGISARALEFIILTACRSGEARLATWKEIDFKNKVWTIPADRMKAGKPHTVPLSEQALNLLADLPKLSEYLFTSPRGGILSDTAVNNVIRRLDKKGKTYTDETTGRLVVPHGFRSTFKDWARQPQRYGHVNYSDELSELALAHVNSDATRSAYARNELLEERRPLMSDWAKYCDGKKSIGEVVEMRRA
- the feoB gene encoding ferrous iron transport protein B → MSLVNIALAGQPNCGKSTLFNALTGASQHVANYPGVTVEKKTGNFKSKDLTFCLTDLPGTYSLTSFSLEERVARDFILNEEPKVLINVADSMALKRSLFFTFQLMEAGRPVVLVLNMMDLAQKNKVTIDHENLSLRLGVEVVPASMKTGMGKKEIIDSVYNLSKSEKLKVPAQLDYLHMEPYLREIETLLSKTSFAHKKFPLRWAAIKLMESDENVEELILEEENHLEILDSVSELRKNFEETYDLQPEMYISQRRFEVAEDIIRTSVTKEENSKRNMTDILDSFFCHKIMGPILLIGVVYLLYYLAIVQGYNLTNYTWPLLAKIRTFTEIIMPAPGFIEEPLIRSFALWFVDSINALLNYIPIFFILFGLIAILEDSGYMPRMAFIMDRLLNRFGLHGQSTLPMVLGGIYVGGCAVPAVMSCKGIPDERSRLSTILIIPLLNCLAKVPLYVLLINIYFSAHKGLAMFFISTISLLFVLPVSKILTMTILKDKETAPFVMELPPYHIPSFKTIFRRAAERVWLFLKKITTIVAAVAVIVFVLLYYPGISNERMNYYKNIEKNAISEFLNSAANTSYKDEFDKEKVVELANFYDSYRSARMQAGSNFKKKEKAFEQKNPLFLSIVKRSKDKDLKILGRELRKLVRTRKMATMEMQKERINNSFLGKAGMAMEPVTKYAGFNWKVNVALLSALAAKESSVATLGALYQQDESGSSLETRMEKEEKGFTSLHALSLMLFMVLYPPCVATAIAVKLMSGSAKIMVFSVIYPMVIGVAVSSGVFSVSKAFGLSGLQAMFWFYGIALIFTILMGFVGNDKSYQN